One region of Streptomyces rishiriensis genomic DNA includes:
- a CDS encoding chlorinating enzyme produces the protein MARTKTFALSAEELEQFARDGYIGPFDLYTEEEMEGNLRAIRPKLLRTKTSIYSEGRTESGNTNLAASYDRHLDVDFLAEHIARPEIVDRVSSILGPDTLCWRTELFPKYPGDEGTDWHQADNFSSVDGSKHPHIVWPEDAEFGGTVTAWTAFTEASVENGCLQFIPGTHTSMNYDESKIMEYNPDIINQLDKDGVKRGLFGYDYRQLQKDPDWSPDESRAVSQVMRQGQFILFWSTLMHASHPHSGETDQMRLGFASRYLPTQVRVYPYSDELQEFGARASLEKYGCVLVSGEDRHGHNRFAETTVNGFRFPVR, from the coding sequence ATGGCTCGTACGAAAACGTTCGCACTGAGCGCCGAAGAGCTGGAGCAATTCGCTCGTGATGGCTACATCGGTCCTTTCGACCTCTACACCGAAGAGGAGATGGAAGGGAATCTCAGGGCGATCAGGCCGAAGCTGCTCAGGACCAAGACGTCCATATACAGCGAGGGTCGGACGGAATCCGGAAACACGAATCTGGCGGCCAGTTACGACCGTCATCTCGACGTCGACTTCCTCGCCGAACACATCGCCAGGCCGGAGATCGTGGACCGGGTGTCGAGCATCCTCGGGCCCGACACGCTCTGCTGGCGCACCGAGCTGTTCCCGAAGTACCCGGGTGACGAGGGGACCGACTGGCACCAGGCGGACAACTTCTCCAGCGTCGACGGCTCCAAGCACCCGCACATCGTGTGGCCCGAGGACGCCGAGTTCGGCGGCACTGTGACCGCCTGGACCGCCTTCACGGAGGCGTCGGTCGAGAACGGCTGTCTCCAGTTCATCCCGGGCACTCACACGTCGATGAATTACGACGAGTCGAAGATCATGGAATACAACCCGGACATCATCAACCAGCTGGACAAGGACGGCGTCAAGCGCGGGCTGTTCGGCTACGACTACCGGCAGCTGCAGAAGGACCCGGACTGGAGCCCCGACGAGTCCAGGGCCGTTTCCCAGGTCATGCGTCAAGGGCAGTTCATTCTCTTCTGGTCGACGCTGATGCACGCGTCCCACCCGCACAGCGGCGAAACCGACCAGATGCGGCTCGGCTTCGCCTCTCGTTATCTGCCGACGCAGGTCCGGGTCTACCCCTACTCCGACGAGCTCCAGGAATTCGGAGCGCGCGCGAGCCTCGAGAAGTACGGCTGTGTACTGGTGTCCGGCGAGGACCGGCACGGCCACAACCGCTTTGCTGAGACCACCGTCAACGGATTCCGTTTCCCGGTCCGCTAG
- a CDS encoding phosphopantetheine-binding protein, producing MSETNNHMEPDKLLAWVVDACKQLGLRVTGGEDDFFEAGGTSLTAVKLIERAEREFGDDSLPPDELFTESRIAEIVASLQRNTKPADAVAD from the coding sequence GTGAGCGAGACGAACAACCACATGGAGCCGGACAAACTGCTGGCGTGGGTGGTCGACGCATGCAAGCAGCTCGGCCTGCGGGTGACGGGCGGTGAGGACGACTTCTTCGAAGCCGGCGGGACGTCGCTCACCGCGGTGAAGCTCATCGAGCGGGCGGAACGTGAGTTCGGCGACGACTCGCTCCCCCCGGACGAACTGTTCACCGAGAGCCGGATCGCGGAGATCGTGGCCAGCCTCCAGCGCAACACCAAGCCCGCCGACGCGGTGGCGGACTAG
- a CDS encoding thioesterase II family protein — MAAPDDKWVMTLKAAVAEPAGTLFCFPYAGGSPETFRAWRGGIADDVELLCVILPGRGRRLKEARYDRWQPLVDDVFEALSPYLNRRHAFYGHSFGGRLAYELSRLASAEYPGTTQRLFVSGCRSPDTPQRRPYMHEMTESDFRDAVARMGGTPAEVFEQERLLRLVLPTVRSEIRLAEIWDDLHTSALDVPITALYSPDDPIDGLCTMRGWQNFTKRHCELIEVPGGHFFVDSHPEYVTRIVNTRMGNANGCDRPLGSGSVRSPEDQQD, encoded by the coding sequence GTGGCGGCACCGGACGACAAGTGGGTGATGACCCTCAAGGCGGCGGTGGCGGAGCCGGCGGGCACGCTGTTCTGCTTCCCCTACGCCGGCGGCAGCCCCGAGACGTTCCGTGCCTGGCGCGGCGGGATCGCGGACGACGTCGAGCTGTTGTGCGTGATACTGCCGGGCCGGGGACGCCGTCTCAAGGAAGCACGCTACGACCGGTGGCAGCCCCTGGTGGACGATGTCTTCGAGGCGCTGTCGCCGTATCTGAACCGTCGGCACGCCTTCTACGGGCACAGCTTCGGCGGGCGGCTGGCATACGAGCTGTCTCGGCTGGCCTCGGCCGAGTACCCGGGAACGACGCAACGGCTGTTCGTCTCCGGCTGCCGGAGTCCGGACACACCGCAGAGGCGCCCGTACATGCACGAGATGACCGAGAGCGACTTCCGCGACGCGGTGGCGAGGATGGGCGGCACGCCGGCGGAGGTCTTCGAGCAGGAGAGGCTGCTGCGTCTCGTCCTGCCGACGGTGCGCAGCGAGATCCGGCTCGCCGAGATCTGGGACGACCTCCACACGTCCGCACTGGACGTTCCCATCACCGCCCTCTACAGCCCGGACGACCCGATCGACGGCCTGTGCACCATGCGGGGCTGGCAGAACTTCACCAAGCGGCACTGCGAGCTGATCGAAGTTCCGGGCGGGCATTTCTTCGTGGACAGCCACCCGGAGTACGTCACGCGAATCGTCAACACACGTATGGGGAATGCGAATGGATGCGATCGCCCTCTCGGAAGCGGCTCTGTCCGTTCACCAGAAGATCAACAGGACTGA
- a CDS encoding amino acid adenylation domain-containing protein → MDAIALSEAALSVHQKINRTDAAYPAESLKELFEWAAGRRPEAVAVVHKERKLTYRDLNGLANSLAVRLRAAGVRPGHVVGLCVRRSPEMIVAMLAIIKCGAAYLPFDRTWPDGRLSGIFGRADCTALLTDAVDAMAVRFEHLPVVPVDLAALNADEENPPLRVDPDSVAYIVFTSGSTGSPKGVPIRHRGVVRLVFNSRFVDLDEGAVVPQLASISFDAAVFEIWGALLHGGTSVLYPSDFVRLSELKRVVQENGVTALFVTTALFNVIVDEAPGTLDSVRTILTGGEAHSLRHIERARNHYGNDKVVSVYGPTECSVFATYYPVRDSVRGESALPIGLPIQNTSLYVIRDGTLCAPGEVGEVCLAGPGLSPGYLGMRELTKKKYVEYDIDGEKVRLYHTGDRGFCKEDGNVVFQGRLDDQVKVNGFRIELGEIAHFMNEVPHVKQSYVTTSEKESGEKVVVAFVVPASDACTPRACHDHLVTRIPGYMMPGEIHVRDSLPLTGSGKVDRRALLSQRHHQEVPASS, encoded by the coding sequence ATGGATGCGATCGCCCTCTCGGAAGCGGCTCTGTCCGTTCACCAGAAGATCAACAGGACTGATGCCGCCTATCCGGCGGAGAGCCTGAAGGAACTCTTCGAGTGGGCTGCCGGCCGTCGTCCGGAGGCCGTCGCTGTCGTCCACAAGGAGCGCAAGCTCACGTACCGCGACCTCAACGGCCTGGCCAACAGCCTGGCTGTGCGGCTCCGCGCGGCCGGAGTGCGTCCCGGCCACGTCGTGGGACTGTGCGTCAGGCGCTCGCCGGAGATGATCGTCGCCATGCTGGCGATCATCAAGTGCGGCGCCGCCTACCTCCCCTTCGACCGCACCTGGCCGGACGGGCGCCTGAGCGGGATCTTCGGCCGGGCGGACTGCACGGCCCTGCTGACCGACGCGGTCGACGCGATGGCGGTCCGCTTCGAGCATCTGCCGGTGGTCCCCGTCGACCTGGCGGCGCTGAACGCGGACGAGGAGAACCCTCCCCTGCGGGTCGACCCGGACTCCGTCGCCTACATCGTCTTCACGTCGGGATCGACGGGATCGCCCAAAGGCGTGCCGATCCGGCACCGGGGTGTCGTCCGTCTGGTGTTCAACTCCCGTTTCGTCGACCTGGACGAGGGCGCCGTCGTCCCGCAACTGGCGTCGATATCGTTCGATGCCGCGGTCTTCGAGATCTGGGGTGCGCTGCTGCACGGCGGGACGAGCGTGCTCTACCCGTCGGACTTCGTCCGGTTGTCGGAGCTGAAGAGGGTCGTGCAGGAGAACGGCGTCACGGCGCTTTTCGTGACCACGGCGCTCTTCAACGTGATCGTGGACGAGGCTCCCGGCACGCTCGACAGCGTACGGACGATCCTCACCGGCGGTGAGGCGCATTCTCTGCGGCACATCGAGAGAGCGCGGAACCACTACGGGAACGACAAGGTCGTCAGCGTCTACGGCCCGACCGAGTGCTCGGTCTTCGCCACGTACTACCCCGTCAGGGACTCCGTCCGGGGCGAGTCCGCGTTGCCGATCGGATTGCCCATCCAGAACACGTCCCTCTACGTCATCCGCGACGGCACGCTGTGTGCTCCGGGTGAGGTCGGAGAGGTGTGCCTGGCGGGGCCGGGCCTTTCGCCGGGGTACCTGGGAATGCGGGAGCTGACGAAGAAGAAGTACGTCGAGTACGACATCGACGGCGAGAAGGTACGGCTTTATCACACCGGTGACCGCGGATTCTGCAAGGAGGACGGCAACGTCGTCTTCCAGGGGCGTCTGGACGATCAGGTGAAGGTCAACGGATTCCGGATCGAGCTGGGCGAGATCGCGCACTTCATGAACGAAGTGCCGCACGTCAAGCAGAGCTATGTCACCACGAGCGAGAAGGAATCCGGCGAGAAGGTCGTGGTGGCGTTCGTGGTGCCGGCGAGTGACGCCTGCACGCCCCGGGCGTGCCACGACCACCTGGTCACGAGAATTCCCGGCTACATGATGCCCGGGGAGATCCACGTCCGCGACAGCCTGCCGCTGACGGGCTCGGGCAAGGTGGACCGCAGGGCGCTCCTGTCGCAACGGCACCACCAAGAAGTTCCCGCGTCGTCATGA
- a CDS encoding ketoacyl-ACP synthase III family protein: MVDTRAAEDRTGTGPATRLSIKAATLWLPPVKEGAPDGELSSADVERIGVTELYVAPDDIAPPQMAALAVESALGGSGTEPADIGLLAHSFSYHQGFDMWSPAHYIAHQAGIIDGLPVNVQQLCNGGAVALQLAAKWLVATPDVSTALVTSADRFCTPGFNRWSSDDDAAYSDSATAVLLGRTGEGDDFLHLLSLEMVTDSEWEVQMRGDDAFSSVPFGHGVPVDLRRANKVFRESGAAARMVKLGVPKMHELVQRALRTAGVGREDISCVALPRLTRTMREGMFKPTISEVIGGNPRYLECGTGCLGAGDFLANLVDIEEGLNPGEFGLIIQGTGGYTFTCAVVQAPVE, encoded by the coding sequence GTGGTCGACACGCGGGCCGCCGAGGACCGCACCGGCACGGGACCCGCGACCCGGCTGAGCATCAAGGCGGCGACCCTCTGGCTTCCGCCCGTCAAGGAAGGCGCCCCTGACGGTGAACTCAGCTCCGCGGACGTCGAACGCATCGGTGTCACGGAACTGTATGTGGCTCCGGACGACATCGCGCCGCCCCAGATGGCTGCGCTGGCCGTGGAAAGCGCCTTGGGGGGAAGCGGAACCGAACCGGCCGACATAGGCCTCCTGGCGCATTCCTTCAGCTATCACCAGGGCTTCGACATGTGGTCGCCCGCGCACTACATCGCTCATCAGGCCGGGATCATCGACGGGCTCCCCGTCAACGTCCAGCAGCTCTGCAACGGCGGTGCCGTGGCTCTGCAGCTCGCGGCCAAGTGGCTGGTCGCCACACCGGACGTGAGCACGGCTCTCGTCACGTCCGCGGACCGGTTCTGCACACCGGGATTCAACCGGTGGTCGAGCGACGACGACGCGGCCTATTCGGACTCGGCGACCGCCGTCCTGCTCGGCCGGACCGGGGAGGGCGACGACTTCCTCCACCTGCTCTCGCTCGAGATGGTGACGGACTCCGAGTGGGAGGTCCAGATGCGCGGGGACGACGCATTCAGCTCCGTCCCCTTCGGGCATGGCGTCCCTGTCGACCTCCGGCGCGCCAACAAGGTGTTCAGGGAATCCGGCGCGGCGGCCCGCATGGTCAAGCTCGGTGTCCCGAAAATGCACGAGCTCGTCCAGCGGGCCCTGCGTACGGCCGGTGTCGGCCGGGAGGACATCAGCTGTGTCGCGCTGCCGCGTCTCACCCGGACCATGCGCGAGGGCATGTTCAAGCCCACCATCAGTGAGGTCATAGGGGGAAACCCCCGCTATCTCGAGTGCGGCACGGGCTGCCTCGGCGCCGGGGACTTCCTCGCGAATCTGGTGGACATCGAGGAGGGTCTCAACCCGGGTGAGTTCGGCCTGATCATCCAGGGCACCGGTGGATACACCTTCACATGTGCCGTGGTCCAGGCGCCCGTCGAATAG
- a CDS encoding aminotransferase family protein — translation MATTPRAWDRETYPLWHGTIPTSAILDRSGPEDMWVRGEGSWLIDGSGRRALDARAGVGNMMLGYGRADVVDAMSRQARELPYVCMVRWELPAPVVVELARALTEIAPSGLDRVRFCHTGGAAVESAILMARSFHRNEGRPDKRLVVGLRDSYHGSPMAAMAASGQRIMHWLFGPMPDGFRHLPEPGSADDCGVQLAAQLDAMGPERIAAVILEPVKGRNGLPLPDQYLRAAREYCTKNDILLVFDEAFTGFGRMGEMFAADISGVSPDIMCLAKGITAGYAALGAVLATDRIHRAFDTGSTVFAHASTTDGHPVACAAALAAIRAYTSEDLVANGRALGRFLCARLNELLDGAPAFGGVRAVGAYVAIDVVDQDGSPLSMPDRQYLEAACRRQGVLVHYTPDTVVLMPPLTMTLEEAEFAARGFASVVSGLRPAVAR, via the coding sequence ATGGCTACGACGCCGCGTGCATGGGATCGCGAGACGTACCCCCTCTGGCACGGGACCATACCGACGTCGGCGATCCTCGACCGGAGCGGGCCCGAGGACATGTGGGTCAGGGGCGAGGGCTCCTGGCTGATCGACGGTTCGGGACGCCGTGCCCTCGACGCCCGCGCGGGAGTCGGCAACATGATGCTCGGCTACGGAAGGGCCGACGTCGTGGACGCGATGTCCCGTCAGGCGCGCGAGCTGCCCTATGTCTGCATGGTGCGGTGGGAACTGCCGGCGCCCGTGGTCGTCGAACTCGCCCGCGCACTCACCGAGATCGCCCCTTCCGGCCTCGACCGTGTGCGGTTCTGCCACACGGGCGGCGCGGCGGTCGAGAGCGCGATACTGATGGCCCGCTCCTTCCACCGGAACGAGGGCCGACCGGACAAGCGGCTCGTCGTGGGTCTCCGCGACAGTTACCACGGCAGCCCCATGGCGGCCATGGCGGCGAGCGGGCAGCGGATCATGCACTGGCTCTTCGGCCCGATGCCCGACGGATTCCGCCATCTGCCGGAGCCGGGGAGCGCCGACGACTGCGGTGTCCAACTCGCCGCCCAGCTCGACGCGATGGGGCCGGAACGCATCGCGGCGGTGATACTCGAGCCGGTGAAGGGGCGGAACGGCCTGCCCCTTCCTGATCAGTACCTGCGGGCCGCACGTGAGTACTGCACGAAGAACGACATTCTCCTCGTCTTCGATGAGGCGTTCACGGGATTCGGGCGGATGGGGGAGATGTTCGCGGCCGACATCTCCGGAGTCTCGCCGGACATCATGTGCCTCGCGAAGGGCATCACCGCCGGGTACGCGGCACTGGGCGCCGTGCTGGCGACGGACCGGATCCACCGGGCGTTCGACACCGGCAGCACGGTCTTCGCCCACGCGTCGACCACGGACGGCCACCCCGTCGCCTGCGCCGCGGCGCTCGCGGCGATCCGCGCGTACACATCCGAGGATCTGGTGGCCAACGGCCGGGCGCTGGGCCGGTTCCTCTGTGCCCGGCTGAACGAACTGCTCGACGGGGCGCCCGCGTTCGGTGGGGTCCGGGCTGTCGGCGCCTATGTGGCGATCGACGTCGTGGACCAGGACGGCAGCCCGCTCTCGATGCCGGACCGGCAGTACCTGGAGGCGGCCTGCCGACGGCAGGGCGTGCTGGTCCACTACACGCCCGACACCGTCGTCCTGATGCCGCCGCTGACGATGACCCTGGAAGAGGCGGAGTTCGCGGCGCGGGGATTCGCGAGCGTCGTGTCCGGTCTGCGGCCTGCCGTCGCGAGGTGA
- a CDS encoding TetR/AcrR family transcriptional regulator — protein sequence MIDSPEAAPPPRRRRSDARRSIEAVLNAARVVLGERPEASMDDIAAEAGVTRQTVYAHFPSRDALVAALIEAAAAEYLAALDAAGLDTAPPADALARFLDVGWQFLRRNPLLLNPAASGPPRPGRNALSDVVPPRLERLIRRGQDTGDFDGSQPAAWLTAAVVGLQHAAAAEVTAERLTTHEAELLCLESTLRLCGLRGHAVQPAREVSRRE from the coding sequence ATGATCGACTCGCCCGAGGCGGCTCCGCCGCCACGCCGCCGCCGCTCCGATGCCCGGCGCAGCATCGAGGCCGTCCTCAACGCGGCCCGGGTCGTGCTCGGCGAGCGGCCCGAGGCGAGCATGGACGACATCGCCGCAGAGGCCGGCGTCACTCGGCAGACCGTCTACGCGCACTTCCCCTCACGCGACGCGCTGGTCGCCGCCCTCATCGAGGCCGCGGCCGCCGAATACCTGGCCGCGCTGGACGCCGCGGGTCTCGACACCGCCCCGCCCGCCGACGCGCTGGCCCGGTTCCTCGACGTCGGCTGGCAGTTCCTTCGCCGCAACCCCCTCCTCCTCAACCCCGCCGCGTCCGGCCCTCCGCGGCCCGGACGCAACGCTCTGTCCGACGTCGTGCCCCCGCGGCTCGAACGGCTCATCCGGCGGGGCCAGGACACGGGCGACTTCGACGGGTCCCAGCCCGCTGCCTGGCTCACGGCCGCCGTCGTCGGACTGCAGCACGCGGCCGCGGCGGAAGTCACCGCCGAGCGCCTCACCACCCACGAGGCGGAGCTGCTGTGCCTGGAGAGCACACTGCGGCTGTGCGGCCTGCGAGGGCATGCCGTTCAGCCCGCCCGGGAGGTCAGCCGGCGGGAGTGA
- a CDS encoding ATP-binding cassette domain-containing protein, translated as MSVGEDHPAIEAHGLVKVYGEKRALDGIDLTIRRGQVFGFLGPNGAGKTTTIRILATLTRPDGGTARVLGHDVLTETDAIRARVAMTGQFASLDEDLTGYENLMVLGRLQGLSRAAARRRADALLAAFDLTGAAGRPVGGYSGGMRRRLDIGASLIVTPDLLFLDEPTTGLDPRSRNQVWDLVRRVAAAGTTVLLTTQYLEEADQLAEQIAVIDNGRVVAEGTSAQLKSRVGSGTLHVRLLDGEQRPQALQILAGALEGTVQPAADPLALSMMLATPSDVTDTGRLVGHAMTRLSEAGVGIADLSLGQPSLDEAFLALTGHRTAPATIDHEELTA; from the coding sequence ATGAGCGTGGGTGAAGATCATCCGGCGATCGAGGCGCACGGCCTGGTCAAGGTCTACGGGGAGAAGCGAGCGCTGGACGGGATCGATCTGACGATCCGGCGCGGTCAGGTGTTCGGGTTCCTGGGCCCCAACGGCGCGGGCAAGACCACCACGATCCGCATCCTGGCCACGCTGACCCGACCCGACGGCGGCACAGCCCGCGTCCTCGGCCACGACGTGCTGACCGAGACGGACGCGATCCGGGCCCGGGTGGCGATGACCGGCCAGTTCGCCTCCCTCGACGAGGATCTGACGGGGTACGAGAACCTGATGGTCCTCGGCCGGCTCCAAGGGCTGTCCCGGGCCGCCGCCAGACGGCGTGCCGACGCCCTGCTCGCCGCGTTCGACCTGACCGGCGCGGCCGGCCGTCCGGTGGGCGGCTACTCGGGCGGCATGCGACGCCGGCTCGACATCGGCGCCAGCCTGATCGTGACTCCCGACCTGCTGTTCCTGGACGAGCCGACCACCGGCCTCGACCCGCGCAGCCGCAACCAGGTATGGGACCTGGTGCGACGGGTCGCCGCCGCCGGTACGACGGTGCTGCTCACCACCCAGTACCTCGAGGAGGCCGACCAGCTCGCCGAGCAGATCGCGGTCATCGACAACGGCCGGGTCGTGGCCGAGGGCACCAGCGCCCAGCTCAAGTCCCGGGTCGGCTCGGGCACCCTGCACGTCCGGCTCCTCGACGGCGAGCAGCGTCCGCAAGCGCTGCAGATCCTCGCCGGCGCCCTGGAGGGGACGGTCCAGCCCGCCGCCGATCCGCTCGCCCTGTCCATGATGCTCGCCACCCCTTCCGACGTGACGGACACGGGCCGCCTGGTCGGGCACGCCATGACCCGGCTCTCCGAGGCCGGGGTGGGCATCGCCGATCTCTCGCTGGGCCAGCCCAGCCTGGACGAGGCCTTCCTCGCCCTGACCGGCCACCGGACCGCCCCGGCCACCATCGACCACGAGGAACTGACCGCATGA